In Gimesia panareensis, the genomic window ACATGGCAGGTCCTCCTGTGTAAAATTCAAGATGTGAGAAGTGATGGGAAAGACCTCACTATGATTATATACGCGGAAAACTTCTTTTTTGATTGAGTTTCTGTTTTCCCGCGTTTTGGCGTATTAATGAACAGAGAAGCCACTTGACTTTGCGCGAGTGCAATATATTTAAAAATTAGAGGAGATAAGCCATGTCCAGCGAACAACTTACAGTTTATGACTGGAAACGGTATCCGGAAACGGCCCGCTTTATTGACGAGCGGATTGATGTGTTTTGTCAGAAGTCAGCCGACATTCAACAGTTTGCCAACGACCTTAAAACCCGCACGGGAACCCGGCTCAGAGACTGGGTAGATCATCTGGAAATTGAGTGGTCTGATGCGCTGGCGATCGAGTTGGTTGAGCTGGGTTATGAATTGGTCACTGATGCCGATTACCCACTCTATCACCATCCCGCGGCAATGTTTCCCGCAGTCGGGGCGGCATCCACAGCGGTTGAGCGGTTGTTTGTCCGCGTCGATTCTGTCGCTGACTTTCTGCTGGTACACCAGCGTGACATGGACATGCCGATTGAAGGTGACGTGGGAGCCGCGGTACGACAGCGGATCGCTTTTTCAGGCGAGGGCGTTGAGCTGCATGTGATCGAGCGGCATGGTTGCCCGGTGACGTGTACGACACCGCCGGCGACTCCGGATCTGAAAAAACTGGCCGCCCATGCGGAAGCGCTGCGGTTACGGAAGCGGGACTTCGCGGAAGGGAGTGCGGGGTTCGCGCATGCGGCATCTTTGATCAAGTCGTCGATTGCGGATCTCGGTGTGGACCGGACCTGCGATCTGTTCTTTGCCGGTGAACGGGATTACTGGCAGCAGCGGAACCTGGCGGCACGGATTCAGAAAGCCCGTCAGGATGCACTGGGGATGGGCTGGGCGAATCACGATCATCACACGTATCGCTCGAGCAGGAAGTATTTCCAGAGCCTGATTGGCATCTTTGAGCTCTTGGGTTTCAATCTGCGTGAACGGTTCTATGCCGGCAAGGAGGCGGGTTGGGGCGCACAGGTGATTGAGCAGCCGAACGCGGGGATTACCATCTTTGCGGACGTGGATCTCTCAGCCGAAGAGGTTTCGCAGGACTTCGCGCATGAACCGTTTCAGGAACGGAGTGAGCTGGGAACGGTGGGGCTGTGGTGTCGACTGCATGGGGAAGCGTTCCTGCAGGCGGGCATGCACCACCTGGAATGCCAGTTCGACTTCGACGCCGAGCGGGACCAGCTGGCGGAAGAGGGAGACGTCAAAACGATGAAGCCCTTTACCGATCTGCCGCATTTGCGTCAGGCGTTTACGGCGGGGGAAATCTGGCCGGTGCAAGAGAGCCGGATTCAGTCTCTGCTGGATGACAGACTGATCACCGTTGAGGAAGCGGACAAATTCCGTGAGCAGGGGGCGATTGGATCGCACCTGGAAATTCTGCAGCGGGAAGAAGGGTTCAAAGGATTTAACCAGACGGGGATTAATGACATAATTCTGGAGACGAACCCGCTCAAACAGCAGGCTTGATGGTTACCGCGAAAGATAAGAAATTTTGCTACCACGAAAGGCACGAAAGACACGAAAAATATTGCTGACGCAGATGTGGGTGGTACCGGATGTAATCCGGTATTGCCGGAGGCAACAGGAGGTGGCAGAGTAGACGATGTGGAGCGTGCGTACCTCAAGCTAAATTAATTTAGTTGGTGGCTCTGTTGTGAATTGACCTGGTGAGCTGGGACTTCCTGCTCGCTGCGCTCGGCCCGAATTTTATTCGGGCGGACCCGGTGGTGGGGGATCTCAATTTCACTGTCGGACAAGCCGACAAGTAGCACCCGGCGATCAGGATTGTTTTTAATAATTATTCAATTTAGTTGATATTGTTGTTTACAATGTTAAAGTAATGTTGAATAATATTAAATATGAATGATGTCGAGCAAACTGAATCTGTTAAGAAAATGGCTGCCCCATCGCGGCTGGTTTCCGGTTCCACTCAACGACCTGAGCATCCCCTGCTGTCGCTGGATCAGGAGAATCTGGAGTTTGTGCTGCAGCTGGTGCTGGCGTCCGGTTCTCTGAAACAACTGGCCCGCTATTACGGCATCAGTTACCCGACTGTGCGGGCACGGCTGGATAAACTGATCGTGCGGCTGGAACTGCTGGTCGAAAACCGTGAGCGGGATGAAATGGCGAATCTGCTGGCCAATCTTGTGGAAGCCGGGCAGCTCACCGGTGCCGCGGCGCAGAGCATTCTCGAGTTACATCGATCCACCCACTAGAGCGCATTGCATTTAAACATAGCGTTTCTCAATTTAATTTACTCGGTCCAAATGGCCCTGGAGACGCTACAGTAAAACTGGACACAGTCTAAAGGCAGAGAGGAATTCCATTATGGACGCACCCTGGTTTGATCCGAATACGTTTGGTGCCTGGTTCGGGGCGATTGTCGGCGGTGGCGGAGGAACATTATGCGGCCTCTGGGGAGCACTGTGTGGATTTCTGTGTCCGCGCGGGAAGGGACGCAAAGTCATCCTCGGCGGGATGTTCGTGTTTGTGGTCCTCGGACTGATTCTGGGTGGTGTCGGCCTGTATGCGTTCTTCAGCGGACAACCGTATGGAATCTGGTATCCGTTTCTGTTAACAGGGTTCGTGCTTGCTGTCGTCAATGGTGTCTTGATTCCCGTGATTCGCAAAAATTACGAACAGGCTGAAAACCGACGGATCGCTGCCGAATCGATCCGTGTGGGCTGAATGATGGGAAGCGAACCATGGGTGTATCGCAACCACAAAAGGTACGAATATTTGCTACCACGAAAAGCACGAAAGACACGAAAATTTTGCTGACGCAGGTTGGTTGCGTTACGGGAGCGGATGTGGGTGGTACCGGATGCAATCCGGTATTGCCGGAGGCAACAGGAGGTCGCGGGGCAGACAGTGTGAAGAGTACGCGTTCCTAAGCTAAATTAATTTAGTTTGCTGCTCTGTCGTAGATCGATTAAGTGAGCTGGGACCTCTTGCTCGCTGTGCTCGGCCCGAATTGCATTCGGGCTCACCCATTGACTCTTTTTTTTGTATTTTCTTTGACTGGTTGAAAGCTGGTTCAGCGGCACTGTCGGGCGAGCCGACAGATGGCACTCGGCGGTTATCTCAGCTGTGCCGACGGCTCAATCTGCTACTGCTGCGTTGCTTTCATATCGTCACACTGTATCATGGTCATCTGTATCTGCTGGCACTGCGGAATCAGTTTCTGCTTGATCTCCTCTGCTATCACAGGAAGGGTGTGAATGATGCGTTGGCCGAAAGATTTTGATGCTACAGATGCATCTGACTTTGATCTGGGTTTTCCTCCTAATCTGGCTTATGTGACCGTTGGCATGGATGTCTACGGAGGGGGAGATGAGGTCGGTCTTTACTGGCCCATCGGAAAAGAAAAACGTCAGCCGATTGTGGTTCGCACCTTTCATGATACTTTCGAACTGGGGCCTTTCTTCTCGACCTATCAGAAATACCTGCGCTGGCAGAGTCAAGACGAGGAAAACTATGATCTGCCCATGGGGCCCGATGCGAAGATTGATCCAGTTTCCCCCGAGGCGCTCTATAATCAGGGGAATGAACTATTAAAGGCTAAAGACGTCACCGGAGCGCTGGCCGCCTGGCAGCAGGCACTGGATCGATTGCCTGAGTTCACGCTGGTTTCATCTCTGCTGGCAAAACAGCATCGCCGACTTAAGAATCTGGACCAGGCCAGGGTATTCGCTTTGCAATCGCTGATCTCTCCCCCCACATTTGGTCGTTTCGATGCTTCCCTGCTCAAGTGGCTGGGGAGAGAAACTGAGCCGCCGACAGCATATGCAGAGAATCCCATCTGGAAGAACCGTCGAAAATTACAATGGGCATTTCGAAAGGGGAAGAATGATTATGGAATTATCCAGGATGCTATCGACGGTTTCTTTGAGACCAAACAGCCTGTGCTGGGAGTGACACTGATGCAGACGTATCTCGAGTTCATGTACTGGGAAACGGACTCAGCAAAAAAACGTTGGAAATTCGATCAGGATGAATGGATGCAACGACAGGACGACCTGTGCGTGAAATATCTTAAGTCGTCGCGCAGGGCGATTGAGAAAAAGTAGTTGGTAACGAACTTCGTGAAGTGTCCGTTGTCGGGTGGTCGCGGATGTCATCCGGGATTGCCGGAGGCAACAGGAGGTCGCAGGACTGACGATGTGAAGAGAATGCGTTCCGCAAGTTAAGTCAATTTAGTTGGCTGCTCTGTTGTGAATTGATCTCGTGAGCCGGGACCTCCTGCTCGCTACGCTCGGCCCGAATTGCATTCGGGCCCACCCTTTGACTCTTTTTTTTGTATTTTCTTTGACTGGTTGGACGCTGGTTCAGCGGCACTGTCGGGCGAGCCGACAGTGGCACCCGGCGCTGATTCATATTCACTGTTGGCGAGCCAACAGTGCCACCCGACCGGGGCTATTCTGTCGCACTTAGACTTCGGGCAGGGTCCAGGGTTTGCGCCATTCTTCTCGGCCGCGGAGTTGGTTGGCTGCGGCGTCGTTTTTGAAGGTTTCCGTTTTGGGATCGAGGGTCAGTGTGTTGCCGACGCGGGCGGCGATGTTGCCGGCGTGGCAGAGGATGGAGGCCGGGTGTCCCACCGTTTCCAGATCGCAGGCCGGTTTGCTGCGGGTCTTGATGCAGTCGAGGAAGTTGGCCACGTGCGGGGCGGCGTCGCTGTCCCCTTTGACTTCCTTGATCAGCTTGCCGCGCTCGCCGTAGACGCGCCAGCGGCTGTTGCCGATGGTCATGTGGGCTTTGTCGCCATAGATGACGG contains:
- a CDS encoding DUF2089 family protein is translated as MAAPSRLVSGSTQRPEHPLLSLDQENLEFVLQLVLASGSLKQLARYYGISYPTVRARLDKLIVRLELLVENRERDEMANLLANLVEAGQLTGAAAQSILELHRSTH
- a CDS encoding tetratricopeptide repeat protein — its product is MMRWPKDFDATDASDFDLGFPPNLAYVTVGMDVYGGGDEVGLYWPIGKEKRQPIVVRTFHDTFELGPFFSTYQKYLRWQSQDEENYDLPMGPDAKIDPVSPEALYNQGNELLKAKDVTGALAAWQQALDRLPEFTLVSSLLAKQHRRLKNLDQARVFALQSLISPPTFGRFDASLLKWLGRETEPPTAYAENPIWKNRRKLQWAFRKGKNDYGIIQDAIDGFFETKQPVLGVTLMQTYLEFMYWETDSAKKRWKFDQDEWMQRQDDLCVKYLKSSRRAIEKK